A genomic region of Desulfobacterales bacterium contains the following coding sequences:
- a CDS encoding polyketide synthase dehydratase domain-containing protein: MEGIPPIVDSIRLPVEIPVAPHYFDHHIEGKAVLPAVEAMQILAKAVNNFRPELSAATMNQARFEKFLHIPAGSPKIDAFAELEMYTGGDVRALLLTKTKSGKSGITRSMVHAAVLFPRKRDGHTLPPIDMPAFLEGTCVEVSPEKIYRDLVPFGPCYRNIIAPLYISENGAIAQIKAPDDPDGPRDGRSLGSPFPLDAAFHAACVWAQCYKDTVAFPVGFGRRNVYHPTLPGCAYFGRVAPAKADSNPLIFNIWIYDTEGELCESVSGVLMRDVSAGRVTPPPWIKKAGKGCLFQNIRPNCRELSVAEIKTLPPFADKALSGSEIKRFQPMGMKRRQSFLAARLACKRISRRLSGNDFQTPAGDIDTLCPDLSRPCCRQIGTAAAVDCSVSHDDRFVIAVVSDERVGIDVEKISARVLRSQDLFMDEPERQLVQASRLGAVEAAIRIWSIKEAVAKALDLNLAEAWQRVAVKRVGRYKSRFQIDSAETFSAFHDTVEKHIFTLACLP; the protein is encoded by the coding sequence ATGGAAGGTATTCCCCCAATAGTCGATTCAATACGGTTGCCGGTTGAAATTCCTGTAGCCCCCCATTATTTTGATCATCATATTGAAGGAAAAGCGGTGTTGCCCGCGGTTGAAGCCATGCAGATCCTGGCAAAAGCCGTCAACAACTTTAGGCCGGAGCTGTCGGCCGCAACCATGAACCAGGCCCGGTTTGAAAAATTTCTTCATATACCCGCCGGAAGTCCTAAAATAGACGCTTTTGCGGAACTTGAAATGTATACCGGCGGCGATGTCCGGGCCCTGCTGCTGACCAAAACGAAATCCGGAAAGTCCGGCATTACCCGATCCATGGTTCATGCCGCTGTTCTCTTTCCCCGAAAACGGGACGGCCATACATTGCCCCCTATAGACATGCCTGCTTTTCTGGAGGGGACCTGTGTTGAGGTTTCACCGGAGAAGATCTATCGGGACCTGGTTCCCTTCGGTCCTTGCTATCGGAATATCATTGCTCCGCTCTATATTTCTGAAAACGGCGCCATTGCCCAAATTAAAGCGCCGGACGACCCTGACGGGCCTCGAGACGGCCGGAGTCTGGGCTCACCGTTTCCCCTGGATGCCGCCTTTCATGCCGCCTGCGTCTGGGCGCAATGTTATAAGGACACCGTCGCTTTTCCGGTGGGGTTTGGGCGTCGCAACGTGTATCATCCCACGCTTCCCGGCTGCGCATATTTTGGAAGGGTTGCGCCGGCAAAGGCGGATTCAAATCCGCTGATTTTTAATATCTGGATATACGACACTGAGGGGGAGCTTTGTGAAAGCGTCAGCGGCGTTCTCATGCGGGATGTGAGCGCGGGACGGGTGACGCCGCCCCCATGGATAAAAAAAGCCGGGAAGGGCTGTCTTTTCCAAAACATCCGGCCTAATTGCCGCGAACTTTCGGTAGCAGAAATAAAAACGCTGCCCCCCTTTGCAGACAAGGCGCTTTCCGGTTCTGAAATAAAACGCTTCCAACCCATGGGAATGAAACGCAGGCAAAGCTTTCTGGCCGCCCGGCTGGCCTGCAAACGGATCAGCCGGCGCCTTTCCGGTAATGATTTTCAAACGCCGGCCGGGGACATCGACACGCTTTGCCCGGATTTAAGCCGTCCCTGCTGCCGGCAAATCGGCACGGCGGCAGCGGTCGACTGTTCCGTATCCCATGACGATCGTTTTGTCATTGCGGTGGTGTCCGATGAACGGGTCGGGATCGATGTGGAAAAAATATCGGCGCGGGTCCTGCGGTCCCAGGACCTGTTCATGGACGAGCCGGAGAGGCAGCTGGTCCAGGCCTCCAGGCTGGGGGCGGTGGAAGCCGCCATCAGGATCTGGTCCATCAAAGAAGCGGTCGCCAAAGCCCTGGATCTGAACCTGGCCGAAGCCTGGCAGCGGGTTGCGGTAAAGCGGGTCGGCCGGTACAAAAGCCGGTTTCAAATCGATTCTGCGGAGACATTTTCAGCCTTTCACGATACGGTTGAAAAGCATATTTTTACCCTGGCTTGTCTGCCTTAA
- a CDS encoding FMN-binding protein encodes MTVLRLFLGCLLFLSCAMTPPPESAINPALLKDGIYEGSYRGGPNKAVVRVSIAEGKISSIKVVAHQAWRGRKAEQPIMERIIATQSTNVDAVSGATNSSRVIMNAVQNAVEKAYSPNNPPW; translated from the coding sequence ATGACGGTGCTGCGCCTCTTCTTAGGCTGCTTGCTTTTCCTGAGCTGCGCCATGACCCCTCCGCCTGAAAGCGCCATAAACCCGGCGCTGCTAAAGGACGGCATCTATGAAGGCAGCTACCGGGGCGGACCCAACAAGGCGGTGGTCCGGGTGTCCATCGCAGAAGGAAAGATCAGCAGCATTAAAGTGGTAGCGCACCAGGCTTGGAGGGGCCGGAAGGCTGAACAGCCCATTATGGAAAGAATCATCGCGACGCAATCCACCAACGTCGATGCGGTCAGCGGCGCAACCAACAGCAGCCGCGTAATCATGAACGCGGTTCAGAATGCCGTCGAAAAAGCCTATTCCCCCAATAATCCCCCTTGGTAG
- a CDS encoding acyl-CoA thioesterase, translated as MKPEPFVSETIDSDHRYVRNQTDGLVWHLCHYRTLYADTDRSKVVYHANYLRYFEFGRATLMRDTAYPYREIEESGYVYPVIQIGITYYTPLYYDDAIRIHTRPAELERVRLRFDYIITDESSRKIVCKGFTRHCAVNAAGIPVEVDEKTVRLWKVFPQ; from the coding sequence GTGAAACCGGAACCGTTTGTTTCCGAAACCATTGACAGCGATCACCGCTATGTGCGGAATCAGACCGACGGCCTGGTATGGCACCTCTGCCACTACCGGACGCTTTACGCTGATACCGACCGCTCAAAGGTTGTGTATCATGCCAATTATTTGCGTTATTTCGAGTTCGGCCGGGCTACTTTGATGCGTGATACGGCGTATCCTTATCGCGAAATCGAAGAGAGCGGCTATGTCTATCCGGTGATACAAATCGGCATCACTTATTACACGCCGCTTTATTACGACGACGCCATCCGCATCCATACCCGGCCGGCCGAGCTCGAGCGGGTGCGACTCCGTTTTGATTACATCATTACCGATGAATCCAGCCGGAAAATTGTCTGCAAGGGATTTACCCGCCATTGCGCGGTGAATGCCGCCGGCATCCCGGTGGAAGTGGATGAAAAAACGGTCCGTTTATGGAAGGTATTCCCCCAATAG
- a CDS encoding 4Fe-4S cluster-binding domain-containing protein — protein MKTVSSLLDPEWHERYKRISKLNIRSSIYDVTNRCNLRCKGCFFFSSGEDQAASEETDTKKWEAFIDREKERGVNLAILIGGEPTLCLDRVEAFYRRLPTFCATNGLIKVPRDRFPDMMLGISLWGDEKDEKTLRGKDAFSISSKHYAGDPHVYYLYTLTPNQIGKIDRIVKKIKDVGLKVHMQLLSNDEGVDGFSWKPEELAAIRLEMDEILDSYPQTVISSKYYHKIITTGKMFNRSFGWNECPSVTEPMDHRNPRPKRLIEFIRWASDLETMHRCCTSITRDCSTCKDGAAHMSWVMVNKRMHIRTTKDLQNWIEVYEMFAKLYQFIPW, from the coding sequence ATGAAGACCGTGAGTTCACTGCTGGATCCGGAATGGCATGAGCGCTATAAACGAATTTCCAAGCTCAACATCCGCAGTTCAATCTATGACGTCACCAACCGATGCAATTTGCGCTGCAAGGGGTGCTTCTTTTTTTCATCCGGTGAAGATCAGGCCGCTTCCGAGGAAACCGATACGAAAAAATGGGAAGCCTTTATCGATCGCGAAAAAGAGCGCGGGGTCAACCTGGCCATCCTGATCGGCGGCGAGCCGACGCTATGCCTGGACCGGGTGGAAGCCTTTTACAGACGGTTGCCGACATTCTGCGCCACCAACGGCCTCATCAAGGTTCCCCGGGACCGGTTTCCGGATATGATGCTGGGCATCTCCCTGTGGGGCGATGAAAAGGATGAAAAAACATTGCGGGGCAAAGACGCCTTCAGCATTTCCAGCAAACATTATGCCGGCGATCCGCATGTTTATTATCTCTACACGCTGACGCCGAACCAGATCGGAAAGATCGATCGGATTGTCAAAAAAATAAAGGATGTCGGCCTCAAGGTCCACATGCAGCTGCTTTCAAACGATGAAGGGGTGGACGGTTTCAGCTGGAAACCCGAAGAGCTGGCGGCCATACGCCTTGAAATGGATGAGATCCTGGACAGCTATCCCCAGACCGTCATTTCGTCGAAATATTATCATAAGATCATCACCACCGGAAAGATGTTCAACCGCTCCTTCGGCTGGAACGAATGCCCTTCCGTTACCGAGCCGATGGACCACCGCAATCCCCGCCCCAAACGCCTGATCGAGTTCATCCGCTGGGCTTCGGATCTGGAAACGATGCATCGCTGCTGCACGTCAATAACCAGGGACTGCTCTACCTGCAAGGACGGCGCCGCCCATATGAGCTGGGTCATGGTAAACAAGCGCATGCACATCCGCACCACCAAAGACCTCCAGAACTGGATTGAAGTCTACGAGATGTTTGCCAAGCTGTATCAGTTCATTCCATGGTAG
- a CDS encoding beta-ketoacyl-[acyl-carrier-protein] synthase family protein, with amino-acid sequence MESQKTVVLGYDAVSPLGTRLDLQWEKALRGESGVGKLTRFPLADDFPVHIAGQVAEVDTGPYPFLSPRSLALWPSPIFKYGMLVVHRALLKSGIEITPEISPRVAITFSSAVGGLDAVLKADRRMLAEGKWPPPYVNPNSCINMVGGKISILTKATGPITSTITACATGVTSIIIGSLLLEQGRADVAICGAVDFALVEPILAGFVTMGGAYSSVPDKKKELAQRASRPFSVDRRGFVVSEGAGAIVIATREFADAHGLPYLFEVAGWGMTSDAHHFVAPNLETVARCMKECIDSAGVSPADIDAVNAHAASTKTGDSIEYQALQAVFKDKLPPVSANKSLIGHAMGASSAIESIFALEGMRSGRVLPTINYTPDPELPIDCVAEGARRLEQEFVLKNAFGFGGCNSCVAFRRIA; translated from the coding sequence ATGGAATCTCAAAAAACCGTGGTTTTGGGATATGATGCGGTTTCGCCGCTGGGGACCCGGCTGGATCTCCAGTGGGAAAAAGCGCTGAGGGGCGAGAGCGGTGTCGGAAAACTCACACGGTTTCCCCTGGCGGATGATTTTCCTGTCCATATCGCCGGCCAGGTGGCGGAGGTCGATACCGGGCCGTATCCCTTTTTAAGCCCGCGCAGCCTGGCGCTCTGGCCCTCTCCCATTTTCAAATATGGCATGCTGGTGGTTCACCGGGCGCTCCTAAAGAGCGGCATCGAGATTACGCCGGAGATATCCCCCCGGGTTGCGATTACCTTCAGTTCGGCGGTGGGCGGACTGGATGCTGTTTTAAAAGCGGACCGGCGCATGCTGGCGGAAGGCAAATGGCCGCCCCCCTATGTAAACCCCAATTCCTGTATTAATATGGTGGGGGGCAAAATATCGATATTAACAAAAGCGACCGGGCCGATCACTTCGACCATTACGGCCTGCGCCACCGGGGTGACATCTATTATTATCGGATCACTGCTTCTGGAGCAAGGCCGGGCGGATGTGGCCATCTGCGGAGCTGTTGATTTCGCCCTGGTGGAACCGATTCTGGCCGGGTTTGTGACCATGGGCGGGGCATACAGTTCCGTCCCGGACAAAAAGAAGGAACTGGCGCAAAGGGCCAGCCGTCCCTTTTCAGTTGACCGCAGGGGGTTTGTGGTTTCCGAAGGCGCCGGCGCCATCGTTATTGCAACCCGGGAATTTGCCGACGCCCACGGGCTGCCTTATCTTTTTGAGGTCGCCGGATGGGGGATGACATCGGACGCCCATCACTTTGTCGCGCCCAACCTGGAGACCGTGGCGCGCTGTATGAAGGAATGCATCGACAGCGCCGGGGTGTCCCCGGCGGATATCGACGCCGTCAACGCCCATGCCGCGTCCACGAAAACCGGCGACAGCATTGAATACCAGGCCCTGCAAGCGGTCTTTAAGGATAAGCTGCCGCCGGTGTCGGCCAACAAGTCCCTCATCGGGCATGCCATGGGGGCGTCCAGCGCCATCGAGTCGATCTTTGCCCTGGAAGGGATGCGCAGCGGCCGGGTGCTGCCGACCATTAATTACACCCCCGATCCGGAACTGCCCATTGACTGTGTGGCGGAGGGGGCGCGCCGGCTGGAGCAGGAATTTGTTTTGAAAAACGCGTTCGGGTTCGGGGGATGCAATTCATGTGTTGCATTTCGGCGGATTGCGTGA
- a CDS encoding beta-ketoacyl-[acyl-carrier-protein] synthase family protein produces MKAPKNRRVFVVGYGAATPLGKTFAGTWERAVKGEAGFRRLTRCQADLRFNIVGEIPDWDPMTLDFMDRKEAHNWNADYVFLTMAVCKEALINSGLEMDADTGPRTACLIGSALNGTDSFRIAMDNYVNRGPLKVSPYLLPNLCANLPAGKAGMLLGFTGPIFSPQGACASGNHAMGIGARMIRDGDCDFVLAGGVDTCLIPEIIQGFANMLATISVGPRDRAHQDPTQASRPFSIDRRGIVLSEGAGVVVLAAEEMLSVYGLIPKAEVLGVGWTSDAHHITLPNPQTITRAINAAIDDAEIEPADIQYVNAHGTSTPKGDATEIRCLRDVFGKRLSQTPVSSNKSQIGHTLGASAAIEAALSIEGMQQGLILPTINHIQDPGFADIDVVPNTVRRQNFEFFLSNAFGFGGTNCCIVFKGV; encoded by the coding sequence ATGAAAGCACCCAAAAACAGACGGGTATTTGTGGTGGGATACGGCGCGGCCACGCCGCTGGGAAAAACCTTTGCCGGCACATGGGAGCGGGCGGTTAAAGGCGAGGCCGGGTTCAGGCGGCTGACGCGATGCCAGGCGGATTTACGCTTTAATATCGTCGGCGAGATCCCGGACTGGGATCCCATGACGCTGGACTTCATGGATCGTAAGGAAGCCCACAACTGGAACGCGGACTATGTGTTCCTGACCATGGCGGTCTGCAAGGAAGCGCTCATCAACTCCGGCCTTGAGATGGACGCCGACACGGGTCCCCGAACTGCCTGCCTGATCGGTTCGGCCTTGAATGGAACCGATTCTTTTCGCATTGCCATGGACAATTATGTGAACCGGGGTCCGCTCAAGGTCAGTCCCTACCTGCTGCCCAATCTATGCGCCAACCTGCCGGCCGGAAAGGCCGGCATGCTGCTTGGGTTTACAGGACCGATTTTTTCACCCCAAGGGGCCTGTGCCTCCGGCAATCATGCCATGGGGATCGGCGCCCGCATGATCAGGGACGGGGATTGCGACTTTGTTCTGGCCGGCGGCGTCGACACCTGCCTGATCCCGGAAATTATCCAGGGTTTTGCCAACATGCTGGCGACCATCAGCGTAGGGCCGCGGGACCGCGCCCATCAGGACCCGACCCAGGCGTCGCGGCCCTTCAGCATCGATCGCAGGGGAATTGTGCTTTCCGAAGGCGCCGGCGTTGTTGTCTTGGCTGCTGAGGAGATGCTGTCGGTTTACGGGTTGATCCCGAAAGCCGAAGTGCTGGGGGTGGGCTGGACATCGGATGCCCATCATATCACCCTGCCGAACCCCCAGACCATTACCCGGGCCATTAATGCGGCTATTGATGATGCTGAAATCGAGCCGGCCGATATTCAATACGTAAATGCGCACGGGACATCGACCCCCAAAGGAGACGCAACTGAAATTCGCTGTCTGCGGGATGTTTTCGGGAAACGTCTTTCACAAACGCCGGTGTCTTCGAACAAGTCCCAGATCGGTCACACCCTGGGCGCTTCGGCCGCCATTGAGGCTGCCCTGAGTATCGAAGGAATGCAACAGGGGCTGATTCTGCCGACAATCAACCATATTCAGGATCCTGGATTTGCAGATATCGACGTGGTGCCCAACACCGTCCGGCGGCAGAATTTCGAGTTCTTTCTGTCCAATGCCTTCGGGTTCGGCGGCACCAACTGCTGTATCGTATTTAAAGGGGTGTAG